The Mycolicibacterium aurum genome segment GGCCGAAGCTGACGCCGATGCCGATGTGACGCCCGAGTCTGTGGGCTTGGGTTCGGTGGAGGCTGATGACGCTGCTGCGGTCGACGGTGAGGCTGAGGCCGAGGAGTTGGTGGCCGACGTCGAGGCCGAGGCTGACGCCGATGCCGATGCCGATGCCGAGCCTGAATCTGAGGGTCTGGGTTCGTTGGATAGTGATGAGGTTGCTGCGGCTGTCGGCGACGCTGCGGTGGTTCATGAGTCTGCGGTCGAGGGTGAGGCTGGCGCCGAGGAGTTGGTCGCTGACGTCGAGGCCGAGGCTGACGCCGATGCCGATGCCGATGCCGAGGAGTTGGTGACCGACGCCGAGGCTGACGCTGACGCCGATGCCGATGTGGCGCCTGAGTCCGAGGGTCTGGGTTCGGTGGATGGTGATGAGGCTGCTGCGGCGGTGGGCGACGCTGCGGTGGTTCATGAGTCTGTGGTCGAGGGCGAGGCTGACGCCGAGCAGTTGGTGGCCGACGTCGAAGCCGAGGCCGACACCGACACTGATGCCGACACCGACGGAGAATCCGACGAGAAGGCTGCTGCCGAGGGGACGGACGCCGCCGAGGCACTGACTGCTGACAGCGTCACCGAGAGCCCCTCCGACGACCGTGCCGAAGAGGTCGTGCCGAAGTCCACGGCCTGGGCCGCCACTGCTGGCGCCGACGCCGAAACATCGCGTGGCCAGCGAGCTTTGGAGGCTGCCGACCGTGTCCGTCAGTGGGTTCGTCGGCGCCGCAATCGCTGACGCGTGTCACCGGCGGTCTCGCTGCGCCGACGTTGCGGATCCCGGCGTCAAAGGCCGTAATTCCGGGTACAGACGCGGTAGCGTCAGGCAACGACCACGGTGTGGCGACGGGAGACAACCATGAAGCGCTGCATCGTCGGTGCATCGGCCGCCGCTCTGCTGATGTCCGCAGGGCTGACCATCGCCGCGCCGACGGCCAGCGCGGGCTGTCTCTACGGCGGGCCCTTCATCAGCAAATGCGACGGTCCTGTGCGGCCGGACGGCACCTGGCAGCGTTGTGTGGGGATCGCCAGCCTGGTTCCCAGTGGCTTCAGCACACACCTGGTGCCCGTGAAGCGCTGCGATCCGATGGGTCCGGGTCAGCCGGCGTGGGATCTGGCGTTCGCCGACCCGCCTGTCCACATCGCCGACTGACGCCGTCACCCTTCAGGGCACCGACCGGTTCTGGCATGCTGGTGGCCATGACCGAACCCCCGTTCCGCGGTGATGAGGGCACAAACTCGACGCCTCCGCCGTCTCAACCGGGTTATGTCCCACCAGGACCCCAGTACTCGCCCCCACCTGGCCAGTACCAGCCGCTGCCCGGCCAGTACCCGCCTCCTCCCGGCCCGTACCCGACCGCATACATGGATCCCGCCGCGCCTTGGGGCAGGCATCCGGTCACGGGTGAACCCTTCTCGGACAAGTCGAAGGTGGTCGCGGGACTGCTACAGCTGCTCGGACTGTTCGGGCTCGTCGGCATCGGGCGGATCTACCTCGGCGACACCAAGCTGGGGATCATCCAGCTCGTTGTCGGGTTGCTCACCTGCGGCATCGGCGCCATCGTCTGGGGGATCATCGACGCGGTGCTGATCCTCACCGACAAGGTGCGTGACCCGCAGGGCCGTCCGCTGCGCGATGGCACCTAGCGCCACGCTCGGCAACCGTCAGCGGCTCGTCGTCGGCCTCGGTACCGGCGCGGTGTTCGTCGGTGCCCTGGCCTACATCGGCATCGGCAACCCGCACAGCTCTGGGTTCCTGTTCCCGGCGTGCCCGTTCCACGAGCTCACCGGCTGGTACTGCCCGGCGTGCGGAGGGCTGCGCATGACCCACGACGTACTCCACGGCGACCTCGCCGCCGCGTTCGTCGACAACGCGTTCGTCCTCATCGGATTGCCGCTGCTGCTGGCGTGGGTGCTGGTCCGGCGTCGGCAGGGCAGGACGGCGCTGACGGTTCCCGTCTACGCGGTGATCCTCAGCGCCGTCGTGGCGTGGACGGTGATCCGCAATCTTCCT includes the following:
- a CDS encoding CDGP domain-containing protein is translated as MKRCIVGASAAALLMSAGLTIAAPTASAGCLYGGPFISKCDGPVRPDGTWQRCVGIASLVPSGFSTHLVPVKRCDPMGPGQPAWDLAFADPPVHIAD
- a CDS encoding DUF2752 domain-containing protein, coding for MAPSATLGNRQRLVVGLGTGAVFVGALAYIGIGNPHSSGFLFPACPFHELTGWYCPACGGLRMTHDVLHGDLAAAFVDNAFVLIGLPLLLAWVLVRRRQGRTALTVPVYAVILSAVVAWTVIRNLPGFPLVPTVLDG
- a CDS encoding NINE protein — encoded protein: MTEPPFRGDEGTNSTPPPSQPGYVPPGPQYSPPPGQYQPLPGQYPPPPGPYPTAYMDPAAPWGRHPVTGEPFSDKSKVVAGLLQLLGLFGLVGIGRIYLGDTKLGIIQLVVGLLTCGIGAIVWGIIDAVLILTDKVRDPQGRPLRDGT